A genome region from Engraulis encrasicolus isolate BLACKSEA-1 chromosome 6, IST_EnEncr_1.0, whole genome shotgun sequence includes the following:
- the angptl1a gene encoding angiopoietin-related protein 1a, with amino-acid sequence MRGVREVTWWLCAVFCLFAWSFVQAGHQSTSQQKHHHQQQQQQQQQQQQQRQHSAQQYHHSSSSSSSSSYSSTLPLSRRRRAASDDINKKCSYTFLIPQQKITGPICASSTGPEPDRDRVTRMDISDLREVLSKQRREIETLQLVVDVDGNLVNEMKLLRKESRNMNSRVTQLYMQLLHEIIRKRDNSLELALLENRVLNATSEMLRLASRYRELEARFGQLAGVVNNQSALIAALEERCLQAYGGGGRHDLPAVPPLVQVVPESIPANSGRFTNEISREHNNRALTRGSRMDATVSPVGIPPPTLSTEGPFRDCYQVRKAGHKSSGMYLLKTEGSDRLIQVWCEHGLDNGGWTVFQRRKDGSVNFFRNFENYKKGFGNIDSEYWLGLENIYNLTKQGDYRLLVELEDWVGKKVYAEYSSFRLESESEGFRIRLGTYQGNAGDSFSNHNGKPFTTLDRDRDTFSGNCAHFHKGGWWYNACGQTNLNGVWYSGGVYRSKFQDGIFWADYGGGFYSLKAVRMMIRPID; translated from the exons ATGAGGGGTGTACGAGAGGTGACGTGGTGGCTTTGTGCCGTTTTCTGCCTATTCGCCTGGAGTTTCGTCCAAGCCGGACACCAATCGACCAGCCaacaaaaacaccaccaccaacagcaacaacaacaacaacaacaacaacaacaacaacgccagCATTCAGCCCAACAATACcaccactcttcctcctcttcttcctcctcatcctactCGTCCACGTTGCCGTTGTCGAGGCGACGCCGGGCCGCGTCTGATGACATCAACAAGAAGTGCAGCTACACCTTCCTGATCCCGCAGCAGAAGATCACGGGCCCGATCTGCGCCAGCTCCACGGGGCCCGAGCCGGACCGCGACCGCGTGACGCGCATGGACATCTCGGACCTGCGCGAGGTGCTGTCCAAGCAGCGGCGGGAGATTGAGACGCTGCAGCTGGTGGTGGACGTGGACGGCAACCTGGTGAACGAGATGAAGCTCCTCCGCAAGGAGAGCCGCAACATGAACTCGCGCGTCACGCAGCTCTACATGCAGCTGCTGCACGAGATCATACGCAAGCGCGACAACTCACTGGAGCTGGCGCTGCTGGAGAACCGGGTGCTCAACGCCACGTCGGAGATGCTGCGGCTGGCGTCGCGCTACCGCGAGCTGGAGGCACGCTTCGGGCAGCTGGCCGGCGTGGTCAACAACCAGTCGGCGCTGATCGCGGCGCTGGAGGAACGGTGCCTGCAGGCGTACGGCGGCGGAGGGCGCCACGATCTGCCCGCGGTGCCGCCACTGGTGCAGGTGGTGCCCGAGAGCATCCCGGCCAACAGCGGCCGCTTCACCAACGAGATCAGCAGGGAGCACAACAACCGCGCGCTGACACGTGGCTCGCGCATGGACGCTACCGTCAGCCCTGTCGGAATACCGCCACCCACTCTCAGCACTGAAG GGCCATTCAGGGACTGCTACCAGGTGCGGAAGGCGGGCCACAAGTCGAGTGGGATGTACCTGCTGAAGACCGAGGGCAGCGATAGGCTAATCCAAGTGTGGTGCGAGCACGGATTGGACAACGGAGGGTGGACAGTATTCCAAAGGAGGAAAGATGGCTCTGTAAATTTCTTCAGGAACTTTGAGAACTACAAG AAAGGCTTTGGGAACATCGACAGTGAGTACTGGCTGGGTCTGGAGAACATCTACAACCTGACCAAGCAGGGCGACTACCGCCTCCTGGTGGAGCTGGAGGACTGGGTGGGGAAGAAGGTCTACGCCGAGTACAGCAGCTTCCGGCTGGAGTCCGAGAGCGAGGGCTTCCGCATCCGGCTGGGGACGTACCAGGGCAACGCAGGGGACTCGTTTAGCAACCACAACGGGAAGCCCTTCACCACGCTCGACCGCGACAGGGACACCTTCTCAG GTAACTGTGCCCATTTCCACAAGGGCGGGTGGTGGTATAACGCGTGTGGCCAGACCAACCTGAACGGCGTGTGGTACAGTGGCGGCGTCTACCGCAGCAAGTTCCAGGACGGAATCTTCTGGGCCGACTACGGCGGAGGATTCTACTCACTCAAGGCCGTGCGCATGATGATCAGGCCCATCGATTAA